The following coding sequences lie in one Musa acuminata AAA Group cultivar baxijiao chromosome BXJ1-8, Cavendish_Baxijiao_AAA, whole genome shotgun sequence genomic window:
- the LOC135589108 gene encoding probable glycosyltransferase At5g03795, with translation MEKLFKVYVYEEGEPPLFHDGPCRSIYSSEGRFINSMEMDSRYRTRNPDLAHVFFLPFSVAKMVKFIYKPESFDISPIKKTIADYIDVVAERYPYWNRSLGADHFMLSCHDWGPHSSKAVPNLYGNSIRVLCNANTSEGFDPSKDVSLPEINIKTDVMADMMGGPSASHRPILAFFAGGDHGPVRPLLLEAWKDKDPDVQVHEYLPKGVSYYDTMRKSKYCLCPSGYEVASPRIVEAIYLGCVPVTINDHYVLPFSDVLDWKAFSVQVSVEDIPNIKKILMGISPTKYIRLQRRGAMVQRHFVVNSPPRRFDVFHMILHSIWLRRLNIRMHRPQVSD, from the exons ATGGAGAAGCTGTTCAAGGTGTATGTGTATGAAGAAGGTGAGCCGCCACTCTTCCATGATGGCCCCTGCAGGAGCATATACTCTTCGGAGGGAAGGTTCATCAACAGCATGGAAATGGACTCCCGGTATCGGACTAGGAACCCTGATCTTGCTCATGTCTTCTTTCTGCCGTTCAGCGTCGCCAAGATGGTTAAATTCATATACAAGCCCGAGTCCTTCGATATCTCCCCGATCAAAAAGACCATTGCTGATTACATCGATGTCGTCGCCGAAAGATATCCTTACTGGAACAGGAGCCTGGGTGCAGATCATTTCATGCTTTCCTGCCATGATTGG GGGCCTCATTCCTCCAAAGCCGTGCCTAATCTTTACGGCAACTCCATTCGAGTCTTGTGCAATGCAAACACGTCCGAAGGCTTCGATCCTTCCAAGGACGTATCGCTGCCTGAGATCAACATCAAGACCGACGTCATGGCCGACATGATGGGAGGGCCATCCGCCTCGCACCGCCCCATCCTCGCGTTCTTCGCCGGTGGTGATCATGGCCCTGTCCGGCCGCTGCTTCTGGAGGCGTGGAAGGACAAAGACCCCGACGTCCAAGTCCACGAGTACCTCCCCAAGGGAGTGTCCTACTACGACACGATGAGGAAGAGCAAGTACTGCTTGTGCCCGAGCGGGTACGAGGTGGCGAGCCCGAGAATCGTGGAGGCCATCTACCTCGGCTGTGTGCCGGTCACCATCAACGACCACTACGTGCTGCCGTTCAGTGATGTTCTCGACTGGAAGGCCTTCTCGGTGCAGGTCTCGGTGGAGGACATCCCAAACATCAAGAAGATCCTGATGGGCATCTCTCCGACGAAGTACATCAGGTTGCAGAGGAGAGGGGCGATGGTGCAGAGGCATTTCGTGGTGAACAGCCCTCCCAGGAGGTTTGACGTGTTCCATATGATCCTTCACTCCATATGGCTTCGAAGGCTCAACATCCGCATGCATCGTCCCCAGGTCTCTGATTGA